Proteins from one Oryza sativa Japonica Group chromosome 12, ASM3414082v1 genomic window:
- the LOC4351696 gene encoding uncharacterized protein — MQPPVTPASSAAGAPPPPPPPTTTCSTSCRFVLPPTRRHLLASSASSLLLAAAAAAAAPRAASSEDDDAVTSYDPVTAAERAASASVSRRVGEAVRLLDLGRDLQARGEFPAALASFTAVATEYGDLSLSGYARVGRALVLYEVGDRDDAIAEMEDASVALRGYPEIHAALAAALYADKHAALLAENQFAIATLLDPHYTDLAYVRDTKHWPPSLVDSLRHFITLS, encoded by the coding sequence ATGCAACCGCCcgtgacgccggcgagctcggccgccggcgcgcccccgcccccaccaccacccaccaccacctGTTCCACCTCCTGCCGCTTCGTCTTGCCCCCGACGAGGAGGCATCTGCTCGCGTCGTCCGCCTCCTccctgctcctcgccgccgccgccgccgccgcggcgccccgcgcggcgagcagcgaggacgacgacgccgtcACCAGCTACGACCCGGTGACAGCGGCGGAGCGCGCGGCGAGCGCGTCGGTGTCGCGGCGCGTCGGGGAGGCGGTGCGGCTGCTGGACCTGGGGCGCGACCTGCAGGCGCGCGGCGAGTTCCCGGCGGCGCTGGCGTCGttcacggcggtggcgacggagtACGGGGACCTGTCGCTGTCGGGGTACGCCCGCGTGGGGCGGGCGCTGGTGCTGTACGAGGTGGGCGACCGCGACGACGCCATCGCGGAGATGGAGGACGCGTCGGTGGCGCTGCGGGGTTACCCGGAGATCCacgcggcgctggcggcggcgctctaCGCCGACAAGCACGCGGCGCTGCTCGCCGAGAACCAGTTCGCCATCGCCACGCTGCTGGACCCGCACTACACCGACCTCGCCTACGTCAGGGACACCAAGCACTGGCCCCCCAGCCTCGTCGACTCGCTCCGCCACTTCATCACCCTCTCCTGA
- the LOC4351697 gene encoding uncharacterized protein isoform X1 codes for MDAAAPEATGGFCGGGGGLSTGRKLVPWSSWAEWRHVRDGLFSASPAAALRRIAAWRSRGTLPVPVDVTAAFVEIRLRDPFFRSVMAVDDALESEEMLSMLYSMAIMRLVNGFVENPHKKTGYSISELAEAVGIPRVLVDIRHESSHRTLPSLRLLRLAAIKAFDWLKCIYWDSQTNAIPDVQVEVRSKLHEINNFMKGKDSMKAKSGSKRKRSEKMISRNIKYVRRLYYACPSEVAFVILDFFQRGAPESSENSDVLETDKDVDQSSDIHSEISNNDMRTIITKLSEKEPRLLLGILKSVIETIETMEDLENKGTVLKARCYVFKGEYNASLPAKVELLSSHVLWLVTKLKELKDSGCIGVVHEIGVLSSDRNAVPRFCLAKLLRKLLSLSIIDERCIIDAALVLIEMATNNVQEKLRKLPMLSLGKVARDSTLPEPTKETESVEEATEKLEMFKSRLKQKDLRLAENDTGASLNTIMPEKRNRWSTAKSWTPCPIGMIPCSFSSVAVLPTLDVVDHESRDEILEQHVSVEPDDHTERIGYYSDPEKQLDAERIPELSRPSPEECEISDMPELAFPLKGRLLVGGVWKMVSEEELLFIKSKMKILL; via the exons atggacgcggcggcgccggaagCGACGGGTGGCTtctgcggaggcggcggcggcctctccACCGGCCGGAAGCTGGTGCCGTGGTCGAGCTGGGCGGAGTGGCGGCACGTGCGCGACGGCCTCTtctccgcctcccccgccgccgctcttcgTAGG ATCGCGGCGTGGAGGAGCAGAGGCACCCTCCCGGTCCCCGTCGATGTGACCGCGGCTTTCGTCGAGATACGGCTGCGGGATCCCTTCTTCCG GAGTGTAATGGCTGTGGATGATGCGCTGGAGTCGGAAGAGATGCTGTCGATGCTGTATAGTATGGCGATCATGAG GCTCGTAAATGGTTTTGTGGAGAACCCACATAAGAAAACTGGCTATTCAATATCTGAATTAGCTGAGGCTGTTGGAATACCACGAGTTCTTGTCGACATTCGTCATG AGAGTTCACATCGCACTCTTCCCTCTCTTCGGCTGCTACGATTGGCAGCCATTAAG GCATTTGATTGGTTGAAGTGTATTTACTGGGATTCCCAGACTAATGCTATTCCTGATGTTCAAGTTGAAGTAAGGTCAAAATTGCATGAGATCAATAACTTTATGAAGGGAAAAGATTCAATGAAAGCAAAGTCGGGTTCAAAAAGGAAAC GTTCTGAGAAAATGATTTCGAGAAACATAAAATATGTACGCCGGCTTTACTACGCATGTCCTTCTGAGGTTGCCTTTGTTATATTGGACTTTTTCCAACGTGGTGCCCCAGAGTCCTCTGAAAATAGCGATGTGTTAGAAACTGATAAGGATGTAGATCAGTCATCTGATATTCACAGTGAAATATCAAATAATGATATGAGAACTATCATAACTAAATTATCAGAAAAGGAACCAAGGTTGCTGCTTGGCATACTGAAGTCAGTAATTGAAACAATTGAGACCATGGAAGACCTTGAAAACAAAGGTACTGTTCTTAAGGCTAGATGTTATGTTTTCAAAG GTGAATACAATGCTAGCCTGCCAGCTAAAGTGGAACTTTTAAGTTCCCATGTTCTGTGGCTTGTGACAAAGTTAAAAGAATTGAAGGATTCAGGTTGCATTGGAGTTGTCCATGAGATAGGAGTGCTCTCTTCAGACAGGAATGCAGTCCCACGTTTCTGTCTAGCAAAACTTCTGCGGAAGCTGTTGAGTTTGTCTATTATAGATGAAAGATGTATCATAGATGCAGCCCTAGTGCTGATTGAGATGGCCACCAACAATGTGCAGGAGAAACTGAGGAAGCTTCCTATGTTATCCCTGGGAAAGGTGGCTAGAGATTCTACCCTCCCAGAGCCCACCAAAGAAACGGAATCAGTTGAGGAAGCAACAGAGAAGCTGGAAATGTTCAAGTCGCGGTTGAAACAGAAGGATTTACGTTTGGCAGAAAATGACACCGGGGCTTCATTGAACACAATCATGCCAGAGAAACGTAACAGATGGTCTACAGCAAAGTCTTGGACCCCCTGTCCAATAGGAATGATACCTTGTTCATTTAGTTCAGTGGCTGTTCTTCCGACCCTTGACGTCGTAGATCATGAATCAAGAGATGAAATATTAGAGCAACATGTAAGTGTTGAGCCTGATGATCATACTGAGAGGATCGGCTATTATTCTGACCCAGAGAAGCAATTGGATGCTGAAAGAATTCCGGAATTATCAAGACCATCACCTGAAGAATGTGAGATTTCAGATATGCCAGAACTGGCATTTCCTCTGAAGGGTAGGTTGCTAGTTGGTGGGGTGTGGAAGATGGTGAGCGAAGAGGAGCTACTCTTTATCAAGTCAAAGATGAAAATTTTGTTGTAA
- the LOC4351697 gene encoding uncharacterized protein isoform X2, which yields MDAAAPEATGGFCGGGGGLSTGRKLVPWSSWAEWRHVRDGLFSASPAAALRRIAAWRSRGTLPVPVDVTAAFVEIRLRDPFFRSVMAVDDALESEEMLSMLYSMAIMRLVNGFVENPHKKTGYSISELAEAVGIPRVLVDIRHESSHRTLPSLRLLRLAAIKAFDWLKCIYWDSQTNAIPDVQVEVRSKLHEINNFMKGKDSMKAKSGSKRKRSEKMISRNIKYVRRLYYACPSEVAFVILDFFQRGAPESSENSDVLETDKDVDQSSDIHSEISNNDMRTIITKLSEKEPRLLLGILKSVIETIETMEDLENKGEYNASLPAKVELLSSHVLWLVTKLKELKDSGCIGVVHEIGVLSSDRNAVPRFCLAKLLRKLLSLSIIDERCIIDAALVLIEMATNNVQEKLRKLPMLSLGKVARDSTLPEPTKETESVEEATEKLEMFKSRLKQKDLRLAENDTGASLNTIMPEKRNRWSTAKSWTPCPIGMIPCSFSSVAVLPTLDVVDHESRDEILEQHVSVEPDDHTERIGYYSDPEKQLDAERIPELSRPSPEECEISDMPELAFPLKGRLLVGGVWKMVSEEELLFIKSKMKILL from the exons atggacgcggcggcgccggaagCGACGGGTGGCTtctgcggaggcggcggcggcctctccACCGGCCGGAAGCTGGTGCCGTGGTCGAGCTGGGCGGAGTGGCGGCACGTGCGCGACGGCCTCTtctccgcctcccccgccgccgctcttcgTAGG ATCGCGGCGTGGAGGAGCAGAGGCACCCTCCCGGTCCCCGTCGATGTGACCGCGGCTTTCGTCGAGATACGGCTGCGGGATCCCTTCTTCCG GAGTGTAATGGCTGTGGATGATGCGCTGGAGTCGGAAGAGATGCTGTCGATGCTGTATAGTATGGCGATCATGAG GCTCGTAAATGGTTTTGTGGAGAACCCACATAAGAAAACTGGCTATTCAATATCTGAATTAGCTGAGGCTGTTGGAATACCACGAGTTCTTGTCGACATTCGTCATG AGAGTTCACATCGCACTCTTCCCTCTCTTCGGCTGCTACGATTGGCAGCCATTAAG GCATTTGATTGGTTGAAGTGTATTTACTGGGATTCCCAGACTAATGCTATTCCTGATGTTCAAGTTGAAGTAAGGTCAAAATTGCATGAGATCAATAACTTTATGAAGGGAAAAGATTCAATGAAAGCAAAGTCGGGTTCAAAAAGGAAAC GTTCTGAGAAAATGATTTCGAGAAACATAAAATATGTACGCCGGCTTTACTACGCATGTCCTTCTGAGGTTGCCTTTGTTATATTGGACTTTTTCCAACGTGGTGCCCCAGAGTCCTCTGAAAATAGCGATGTGTTAGAAACTGATAAGGATGTAGATCAGTCATCTGATATTCACAGTGAAATATCAAATAATGATATGAGAACTATCATAACTAAATTATCAGAAAAGGAACCAAGGTTGCTGCTTGGCATACTGAAGTCAGTAATTGAAACAATTGAGACCATGGAAGACCTTGAAAACAAAG GTGAATACAATGCTAGCCTGCCAGCTAAAGTGGAACTTTTAAGTTCCCATGTTCTGTGGCTTGTGACAAAGTTAAAAGAATTGAAGGATTCAGGTTGCATTGGAGTTGTCCATGAGATAGGAGTGCTCTCTTCAGACAGGAATGCAGTCCCACGTTTCTGTCTAGCAAAACTTCTGCGGAAGCTGTTGAGTTTGTCTATTATAGATGAAAGATGTATCATAGATGCAGCCCTAGTGCTGATTGAGATGGCCACCAACAATGTGCAGGAGAAACTGAGGAAGCTTCCTATGTTATCCCTGGGAAAGGTGGCTAGAGATTCTACCCTCCCAGAGCCCACCAAAGAAACGGAATCAGTTGAGGAAGCAACAGAGAAGCTGGAAATGTTCAAGTCGCGGTTGAAACAGAAGGATTTACGTTTGGCAGAAAATGACACCGGGGCTTCATTGAACACAATCATGCCAGAGAAACGTAACAGATGGTCTACAGCAAAGTCTTGGACCCCCTGTCCAATAGGAATGATACCTTGTTCATTTAGTTCAGTGGCTGTTCTTCCGACCCTTGACGTCGTAGATCATGAATCAAGAGATGAAATATTAGAGCAACATGTAAGTGTTGAGCCTGATGATCATACTGAGAGGATCGGCTATTATTCTGACCCAGAGAAGCAATTGGATGCTGAAAGAATTCCGGAATTATCAAGACCATCACCTGAAGAATGTGAGATTTCAGATATGCCAGAACTGGCATTTCCTCTGAAGGGTAGGTTGCTAGTTGGTGGGGTGTGGAAGATGGTGAGCGAAGAGGAGCTACTCTTTATCAAGTCAAAGATGAAAATTTTGTTGTAA
- the LOC4351697 gene encoding uncharacterized protein isoform X4 produces the protein MLVNGFVENPHKKTGYSISELAEAVGIPRVLVDIRHESSHRTLPSLRLLRLAAIKAFDWLKCIYWDSQTNAIPDVQVEVRSKLHEINNFMKGKDSMKAKSGSKRKRSEKMISRNIKYVRRLYYACPSEVAFVILDFFQRGAPESSENSDVLETDKDVDQSSDIHSEISNNDMRTIITKLSEKEPRLLLGILKSVIETIETMEDLENKGEYNASLPAKVELLSSHVLWLVTKLKELKDSGCIGVVHEIGVLSSDRNAVPRFCLAKLLRKLLSLSIIDERCIIDAALVLIEMATNNVQEKLRKLPMLSLGKVARDSTLPEPTKETESVEEATEKLEMFKSRLKQKDLRLAENDTGASLNTIMPEKRNRWSTAKSWTPCPIGMIPCSFSSVAVLPTLDVVDHESRDEILEQHVSVEPDDHTERIGYYSDPEKQLDAERIPELSRPSPEECEISDMPELAFPLKGRLLVGGVWKMVSEEELLFIKSKMKILL, from the exons AT GCTCGTAAATGGTTTTGTGGAGAACCCACATAAGAAAACTGGCTATTCAATATCTGAATTAGCTGAGGCTGTTGGAATACCACGAGTTCTTGTCGACATTCGTCATG AGAGTTCACATCGCACTCTTCCCTCTCTTCGGCTGCTACGATTGGCAGCCATTAAG GCATTTGATTGGTTGAAGTGTATTTACTGGGATTCCCAGACTAATGCTATTCCTGATGTTCAAGTTGAAGTAAGGTCAAAATTGCATGAGATCAATAACTTTATGAAGGGAAAAGATTCAATGAAAGCAAAGTCGGGTTCAAAAAGGAAAC GTTCTGAGAAAATGATTTCGAGAAACATAAAATATGTACGCCGGCTTTACTACGCATGTCCTTCTGAGGTTGCCTTTGTTATATTGGACTTTTTCCAACGTGGTGCCCCAGAGTCCTCTGAAAATAGCGATGTGTTAGAAACTGATAAGGATGTAGATCAGTCATCTGATATTCACAGTGAAATATCAAATAATGATATGAGAACTATCATAACTAAATTATCAGAAAAGGAACCAAGGTTGCTGCTTGGCATACTGAAGTCAGTAATTGAAACAATTGAGACCATGGAAGACCTTGAAAACAAAG GTGAATACAATGCTAGCCTGCCAGCTAAAGTGGAACTTTTAAGTTCCCATGTTCTGTGGCTTGTGACAAAGTTAAAAGAATTGAAGGATTCAGGTTGCATTGGAGTTGTCCATGAGATAGGAGTGCTCTCTTCAGACAGGAATGCAGTCCCACGTTTCTGTCTAGCAAAACTTCTGCGGAAGCTGTTGAGTTTGTCTATTATAGATGAAAGATGTATCATAGATGCAGCCCTAGTGCTGATTGAGATGGCCACCAACAATGTGCAGGAGAAACTGAGGAAGCTTCCTATGTTATCCCTGGGAAAGGTGGCTAGAGATTCTACCCTCCCAGAGCCCACCAAAGAAACGGAATCAGTTGAGGAAGCAACAGAGAAGCTGGAAATGTTCAAGTCGCGGTTGAAACAGAAGGATTTACGTTTGGCAGAAAATGACACCGGGGCTTCATTGAACACAATCATGCCAGAGAAACGTAACAGATGGTCTACAGCAAAGTCTTGGACCCCCTGTCCAATAGGAATGATACCTTGTTCATTTAGTTCAGTGGCTGTTCTTCCGACCCTTGACGTCGTAGATCATGAATCAAGAGATGAAATATTAGAGCAACATGTAAGTGTTGAGCCTGATGATCATACTGAGAGGATCGGCTATTATTCTGACCCAGAGAAGCAATTGGATGCTGAAAGAATTCCGGAATTATCAAGACCATCACCTGAAGAATGTGAGATTTCAGATATGCCAGAACTGGCATTTCCTCTGAAGGGTAGGTTGCTAGTTGGTGGGGTGTGGAAGATGGTGAGCGAAGAGGAGCTACTCTTTATCAAGTCAAAGATGAAAATTTTGTTGTAA
- the LOC4351697 gene encoding uncharacterized protein isoform X3: MLVNGFVENPHKKTGYSISELAEAVGIPRVLVDIRHESSHRTLPSLRLLRLAAIKAFDWLKCIYWDSQTNAIPDVQVEVRSKLHEINNFMKGKDSMKAKSGSKRKRSEKMISRNIKYVRRLYYACPSEVAFVILDFFQRGAPESSENSDVLETDKDVDQSSDIHSEISNNDMRTIITKLSEKEPRLLLGILKSVIETIETMEDLENKGTVLKARCYVFKGEYNASLPAKVELLSSHVLWLVTKLKELKDSGCIGVVHEIGVLSSDRNAVPRFCLAKLLRKLLSLSIIDERCIIDAALVLIEMATNNVQEKLRKLPMLSLGKVARDSTLPEPTKETESVEEATEKLEMFKSRLKQKDLRLAENDTGASLNTIMPEKRNRWSTAKSWTPCPIGMIPCSFSSVAVLPTLDVVDHESRDEILEQHVSVEPDDHTERIGYYSDPEKQLDAERIPELSRPSPEECEISDMPELAFPLKGRLLVGGVWKMVSEEELLFIKSKMKILL; the protein is encoded by the exons AT GCTCGTAAATGGTTTTGTGGAGAACCCACATAAGAAAACTGGCTATTCAATATCTGAATTAGCTGAGGCTGTTGGAATACCACGAGTTCTTGTCGACATTCGTCATG AGAGTTCACATCGCACTCTTCCCTCTCTTCGGCTGCTACGATTGGCAGCCATTAAG GCATTTGATTGGTTGAAGTGTATTTACTGGGATTCCCAGACTAATGCTATTCCTGATGTTCAAGTTGAAGTAAGGTCAAAATTGCATGAGATCAATAACTTTATGAAGGGAAAAGATTCAATGAAAGCAAAGTCGGGTTCAAAAAGGAAAC GTTCTGAGAAAATGATTTCGAGAAACATAAAATATGTACGCCGGCTTTACTACGCATGTCCTTCTGAGGTTGCCTTTGTTATATTGGACTTTTTCCAACGTGGTGCCCCAGAGTCCTCTGAAAATAGCGATGTGTTAGAAACTGATAAGGATGTAGATCAGTCATCTGATATTCACAGTGAAATATCAAATAATGATATGAGAACTATCATAACTAAATTATCAGAAAAGGAACCAAGGTTGCTGCTTGGCATACTGAAGTCAGTAATTGAAACAATTGAGACCATGGAAGACCTTGAAAACAAAGGTACTGTTCTTAAGGCTAGATGTTATGTTTTCAAAG GTGAATACAATGCTAGCCTGCCAGCTAAAGTGGAACTTTTAAGTTCCCATGTTCTGTGGCTTGTGACAAAGTTAAAAGAATTGAAGGATTCAGGTTGCATTGGAGTTGTCCATGAGATAGGAGTGCTCTCTTCAGACAGGAATGCAGTCCCACGTTTCTGTCTAGCAAAACTTCTGCGGAAGCTGTTGAGTTTGTCTATTATAGATGAAAGATGTATCATAGATGCAGCCCTAGTGCTGATTGAGATGGCCACCAACAATGTGCAGGAGAAACTGAGGAAGCTTCCTATGTTATCCCTGGGAAAGGTGGCTAGAGATTCTACCCTCCCAGAGCCCACCAAAGAAACGGAATCAGTTGAGGAAGCAACAGAGAAGCTGGAAATGTTCAAGTCGCGGTTGAAACAGAAGGATTTACGTTTGGCAGAAAATGACACCGGGGCTTCATTGAACACAATCATGCCAGAGAAACGTAACAGATGGTCTACAGCAAAGTCTTGGACCCCCTGTCCAATAGGAATGATACCTTGTTCATTTAGTTCAGTGGCTGTTCTTCCGACCCTTGACGTCGTAGATCATGAATCAAGAGATGAAATATTAGAGCAACATGTAAGTGTTGAGCCTGATGATCATACTGAGAGGATCGGCTATTATTCTGACCCAGAGAAGCAATTGGATGCTGAAAGAATTCCGGAATTATCAAGACCATCACCTGAAGAATGTGAGATTTCAGATATGCCAGAACTGGCATTTCCTCTGAAGGGTAGGTTGCTAGTTGGTGGGGTGTGGAAGATGGTGAGCGAAGAGGAGCTACTCTTTATCAAGTCAAAGATGAAAATTTTGTTGTAA
- the LOC4351698 gene encoding GDP-L-galactose phosphorylase 2 has translation MEMKLTIKRVPTVVSNYQEDAAATAGERPRAGCGRDCLGDCCLPDSKLPLYAFKASPKKPSSQEDASNDEFFVNLLLGLWEDRMARGLFRYDVTACETKVIPGNLGFVAQLNEGRHLKKRPTEFRVDRVLQPFDAAKFNFTKVGQEEVLFQFENGGGDDSFFVESSPISVADRAPNVVAINVSPIEYGHVLLIPRVLDRLPQRIDQESFLLALHMAAEAASPYFRLGYNSLGAFATINHLHFQAYYLTVPFPVEKAATKRIFLAEGTMNSGVKVSKLMNYPVRGLVFEGGNSLSDLANVVSSACIWLQDNNVPYNVLISDCGKKIFLFPQCYAEKQALGEVSQELLDTQVNPAVWEISGHIVLKRRSDYEEASEASAWRLLAEVSLSEERFEEVKAYIFDAAGLVQSDEEEVSEDEDATYTPVSIAPPAVAEGCLVLQ, from the exons ATGGAGATGAAGCTGACCATCAAGCGGGTGCCCACCGTGGTTTCCAACTACCAGGAGgatgctgccgccaccgccggcgaacGCCCCCGCGCCGGCTGCGGGAGGGATTGCCTCGGGGATTGCTGCTTGCCCG ATTCCAAGCTTCCGCTGTATGCTTTCAAGGCGAGTCCGAAAAAGCCGTCTTCGCAGGAGGATGCTTCCAACGATGAGTTCTTTGTCAATCTCCTGCTCGGCCTG TGGGAAGACAGGATGGCCCGAGGTTTGTTCCGATATGATGTCACTGCCTGTGAGACCAAGGTTATCCCAGGCAACCTTGGGTTTGTTGCACAACTGAATGAAGGACGCCACCTCAAGAAGCGCCCTACTGAATTCCGCGTGGACCGTGTGCTTCAACCATTTGATGCTGCCAAGTTCAACTTCACCAAAGTTGGCCAGGAGGAGGTGCTCTTCCAATTTGAgaatggtggtggtgatgacAGCTTCTTTGTGGAGAGCTCCCCAATCAGTGTTGCTGATCGTGCTCCTAATGTTGTTGCAATCAAT GTAAGCCCAATTGAATATGGCCATGTTCTTCTCATTCCCCGTGTACTGGACCGCCTGCCTCAGAGGATTGACCAGGAGAGCTTCTTGCTTGCACTGCACATGGCTGCTGAAGCCGCAAGCCCATACTTCAGGCTTGGCTATAATAGTTTGGGTGCCTTTGCAACCATCAACCACCTCCACTTTCAG GCATACTACTTGACAGTGCCTTTCCCTGTTGAGAAGGCAGCTACCAAGAGGATTTTCCTTGCTGAGGGCACAATGAATAGTGGAGTAAAGGTGTCCAAGCTGATGAACTACCCTGTGAGGGGACTGGTTTTTGAGGGAGGCAACTCACTGAGCGATCTGGCCAATGTGGTTTCCAGCGCTTGTATCTGGCTGCAGGACAACAATGTGCCTTACAATGTTCTTATCTCTGACTGCGGCAAAAAGATCTTCCTCTTCCCTCAG TGCTATGCCGAGAAGCAGGCTCTGGGAGAAGTGAGCCAGGAGCTACTGGACACGCAGGTTAACCCAGCTGTGTGGGAGATCAGTGGCCACATCGTGCTGAAACGAAGGAGTGATTACGAGGAGGCATCAGAAGCTTCTGCGTGGAGACTCCTCGCTGAGGTTTCCCTGTCGGAGGAACGCTTCGAGGAAGTGAAGGCCTACATCTTTGATGCCGCTGGTCTGGTTCagtccgacgaggaggaagtcAGCGAAGACGAGGACGCCACCTACACGCCTGTCTCCATTGCCCCTCCTGCTGTCGCGGAAGGCTGCCTCGTCCTTCAGTGA
- the LOC4351699 gene encoding O-fucosyltransferase 38, with amino-acid sequence MANPRGGGGGGARHHLPLRPRRLLRSPISRCAVLLAASAALLLVLSLRQVHRVGLPPRDHPPAQEPNEQLWGSDGYGSHACVTPTSRYMAPKGSERYMTVRSNGGLNQMRTGICDMVAVARLVNATLVIPQLDKRSFWQDTSTFKDIFNEPRFIKALEGDVSIVNDLPQSLQSVPRARKHFTSWSGASYYEEVKQLWKDHKVVHIPKSDSRLANNGLPIDIQRLRCRCLYQALRFSDPIENLGKKLLERLRSRGKFIALHLRYEKDMLAFTGCTYGLSESEADELRIMREKTSHWKLKDINSTEQRSGGNCPLTPEEVGIFLRAMGYPESTWIYLAAGEIYGGDKYISKLRSYFPNLVSKEVLATKEELGKFNDHASQVAALDYIVSVESDVFIPSHSGNMARAVEGHRRFLGHRKTVTPDRRGLVELFDLLQKGELMEGPKFSSLVTEMHKNRQGAPRKRYGSLPGSKGRARLRTEESFYENPFPECICLNGKH; translated from the exons ATGGCGaaccctcgcggcggcggcggaggaggagcgcgccaccacctcccactccggccgcggcggctgctccggtCGCCGATCTCGCGCTGCGcggtcctcctcgccgcctccgccgcgctcctcctcgtcctctccCTCCGCCAGGTCCACCGCGTCGGCCTCCCACCCCGCGACCACCCGCCCGCCCAG GAACCAAATGAGCAGCTGTGGGGTTCTGATGGTTACGGTTCTCATGCTTGTGTCACACCAACATCTAGATATATGG CTCCAAAAGGGTCAGAGCGCTACATGACAGTTAGGAGTAATGGAGGACTCAACCAAATGCGTACTGGA ATCTGTGATATGGTTGCAGTGGCCCGTTTGGTGAATGCAACACTTGTTATTCCTCAATTAGATAAGCGATCCTTTTGGCAAGATACCAG TACATTTAAGGACATCTTCAATGAGCCTCGTTTTATTAAAGCTCTGGAAGGGGATGTCAGCATTGTGAATGACTTGCCTCAAAGCCTGCAGTCTGTTCCAAGAGCTCGGAAGCACTTTACTTCATGGTCTGGTGCTAGTTATTATGAGGAGGTGAAACAACTTTGGAAGGATCACAAG GTAGTTCACATCCCGAAATCAGATTCACGACTTGCTAACAATGGTCTTCCGATTGATATCCAGAGATTAAGATGCCGCTGTCTTTACCAAGCACTGCGTTTTTCAGATCCAATTGAGAACCTTGGAAAG AAGCTTTTGGAGCGTCTAAGATCACGTGGAAAATTTATTGCTCTTCATCTCCGATATGAAAAAGATATGCTAGCATTCACGGGATGCACTTATGGTCTGAGTGAATCGGAAGCAGATGAGTTAAGAATTATGAG GGAGAAAACAAGCCACTGGAAATTGAAGGACATAAACTCAACTGAACAGAGATCTGGAGGTAACTGTCCACTAACGCCTGAGGAGGTGGGGATTTTTCTGCGAGCCATGGGATATCCTGAATCCACATGGATCTACCTTGCAGCTGGTGAAATTTATGGCGGTGATAAGTATATATCAAAATTGAGATCATACTTCCCGAACTTGGTTAGCAAG gaagTGTTAGCAACAAAAGAAGAGCTTGGTAAATTTAACGACCATGCTTCTCAAGTTGCAGCCCTTGATTACATAGTTTCAGTTGAAAGTGACGTGTTTATTCCATCACATTCTGGCAATATGGCAAGAGCTGTTGAGGGACATCGTCGATTTCTAGGTCATCGTAAGACTGTCACTCCTGACAG GAGAGGATTGGTGGAACTCTTTGATTTACTACAAAAAGGGGAACTTATGGAAGGTCCAAAGTTTTCCTCACTTGTTACTGAGATGCATAAAAACAG GCAAGGAGCTCCAAGGAAGAGATATGGCTCCTTGCCAGGGAGCAAGGGCAGAGCACGTCTAAGGACCGAGGAATCCTTTTATGAAAACCCATTTCCCGAGTGCATCTGCCTGAATGGAAAGCACTGA